The DNA segment GAATTGGCCGTCTCAGGTAGTAGTACGCGGCGACCAGTAGCAGTGCGAGTCCCACTACGGGTAGAATGGTTCCAGTAATTCCGCCTTGGTCGGTGGTGAAGATCAACACGAGACCGATGATTACGGCTGTTCGACGAACGACTCTGCCTCGTAGCGTGAAGATTTTCGCGCCGCAGTGCGGACAACGGCGAGCATCTGGCTGAATAGCTTCTCGGCAATCACCGCACCGGATTGTGTTTCCATCTTTCTTCGGGCGTGACCCACCAAATGCGATGTTCTTGAGCAACCCCATATTCGGCTACTTATATTGAGATAAAATTAATTCTTCGACAAGAAGAGAAATGACTACCCCGGACTGGACGCCACCTACCGAGCGTGGCGGGCGGCACTCCCCGAAGAGAAACGCACCGATTGGTAGCCACTAACCACCCCACACCCAACACACCATGACTCAGACACTCCACGTCACGATTGGCTCCCCCGACCGTAGCGGCCTCGAAGACCGCCTCAAAGCAATTGACAGCGGCGAAGACGTCACGCCCCACAATCCGACGCTCGCCATCGAAGACCTCGAAACGTTCGGACGGGTGTTCCGCAGCACGAACCTCGAACTCCTGGAAGCCATCGTCGAACACAATCCCAGCAGCATTCGGGAACTCGCGCGTTTCGTCGACCGGAACCCGCCGGAGGTCTTGGAGAACGTCAACGAGCTCGCAGACTACGGCCTGCTCGAACTCGAGGAGGATGGGCAGGCGAAACGGCCGGTCGTTTGGTACGACGAGATCGACGTCGATCTCCCGTTGACGTCGACGGGGGGCCAGCGGGACCCGGCAAACGCCTAACGGACCGATTCTTTGCTTAGGTCGGTGCGATTCTCGCCCTCAGTGTTAACCAACACTGGCCAAATATGGCGGTGGGTGTTGGTTAAGACAATGCTAGCCGAGTAACCCCGACTTACCCGGCGGTTGCCCGGTCGTGTGAACAAGAACGCACTCAGGACACAGTATCGCCGTGAATCAGCGTCTAAACGAGTGAACGTTCCAATCTTCCCACCGGCTCGTTCACACAGGATTCCCGATCTCGTATGCACATCTCGAAAGTCCATTCTCTTGACGTGGAATCCTGTGGGGAATTCCGTAGAGGGACCTAAATAATGGTATAACATTTACAAGATTTCCCGCGAAGGGTTACGCAGAATGACTGGATTCCCGGACCGAGAAAACCCTCAAACTCAACGGCTAACGCTCTTCTGTAGGAGATTGTTGATTCAGTTCAGCTGTCGCTCTGGAATCGAAGAGAGCAAGGACACCGCGCTAGCGGTGTCCGACACGAATGATTCCGCTCGATGTGTTTGGCTCGGAATCGCTCGCAGCGGACCTGCTGGAACAGGTGCGCTGGCGTGACGGCGTTTCCTGCCCTCGCTGCCGTTCTGACCGGACGGTCAAGAACGGCAGCTATGGGGCGTTTCAACGCTATCTCTGTAAGAATTGCGACCGCACGTTCAACGATAAGACGGGCACAATTTTCGCTCACTCGAAGGTTGCGCTCCGCAAGTGGTTGTTCTCGATTTACGCGTTCTTACGGTTCAATACGAGTCTTCGCCAACTTCAGCGAGAGATCGATGTGACCTACAAGACGATGCACCGGCGCGTCGAGCGCTTCACCAGAGCGCTCGACGCGCCTCAACTCGACCTCGTTGGACCGGTCGAAATCGACGAAGTGTACGTCTCTGCGGGGTTGAAAGGCCGCGAGCGCGACCAACCGTCGCGCTCGCGTGGCCTGTCCACGCGCGGACGAGGTTCGTACGAGGGAGACAAACCACCCGTCTTCACCATCGTTGACCGTGGAACGGGACAGCGGTACGTCGTCCCGGCGAAATCCGCAGACGAATCGACGGTGCGACTCCTCCTCGCTGACCACGAGGAGGAGTCGCTAACAGTCTACACCGACGGATTTCGGGCATACGACCCGCTTGAGGACGACGACGAGTTCACCCGCAAATACGTCGTCCACGGTGACGGCGAATACGCTGATGGAGACATCCACGTGAACACGTGCGAGAGCCACGCGTCGCTGGCGCGACGCTGGCTCTCGCCGCATCGAGGCGTCTCGAAGGACAAGTTGACACAGTATCTCCGCGCCTTTCAGCTACGCAGCGAACTCTTCAGAAAATCCGGTCGAGAAGCACTCAAACACGCTGTCAAAGCGACTCTCTGAAATCAACAATATGCTACACATGAGCGATTGAACTTATTGACGCGTTCAGCGCGGAGGTGTCCAACGCGTTTCTTGACACCAACCTACCGGACAAACCGATGGTATTCGTGGAGTTCCATGCCAACTACGGCGTCGAGAACGAGATCGAGTTTTGTCGAACGGTGTTTGAGGCCCACGACGTGCAGCGCTTCGAGGTCAGTGATAACGACCAGGAGATGCGGGAGCTATGGGAGGCCCGACGCGAACTGGCAGAGGCATTTGAACCGTACGATCGGGACCTCTCGCCCCTCACACCCGGCGACATTACCGTCCCAATTAGCAACTACACAGATATCGTCAACTATGCCAAGGAACTCGGCGACGAACACAGCGTTCCGGTGGCGTGCTTTGGCCACGCCGGAGATGGCAACATCCACTACTTCGTCATGGTCAACCCTGACGATCCCGACTCCGTGGCTGCGGGCGAAACCGTCTCAAAGAAACTCGTTGAACGGGCTATCGAACTCGGTGGTACCGCGACTGGTGAACACGGAATCGGTATCGGTAAGCGCGACTATCTTGCCAGGGAGTACAATGATGCGACGGTGGAGTCCATGCGAGCCATCAAACGTGCGTTGGATCCGAACGGGATTCTCAATCCCAGGAAAATTTTCCCTAGTGAGGAGTAGCCGTAACAGTTCCTATCCGTACTGTTTACCACACACTTGACTTCTGGTGGGCGAACTCTCGGCAACGTGAGTTGCTACCACGGACAGATGTATGTCATCCATTGCGGAACGCCTGTCGATGCCGGCAGCGTCGCGGCCCTGGGCGAACTGTTCCTTCTTGAACTGTTCGTAGTCGGGACTCGTGTTGTCGTTTGGACGGGGTCGTGTTTAGTTAAGACTGAAAAGTGAGGCGAGAGTGATTTCTGCTGTCCATGGCTGAAATCACTCGCCTCAGTGGCTGTAGCGACTGGATCGAGTTAGATTTTGTGGAGCGAGAGCGGACACCGAGCGAGCTGATGAGCCTCGGTATTCGACTTCATTTGGCTGGACTCTCACTTTCAAATACCGTCAAAGAACTTGAGAAGTTCGGTGTCCAACGCTCGCGGAAAGCCATCCATGACTGGGTACAGAAAGCTGATCTACAGCCAGCGACGCCAGTCCGGATCAGGTTGCGGTTGACGAAACGGTGATCCGCATCGACGGCCAGCAGTACTGGCTGTACGCTGCCGTCAATCCAGCCTCAAACAAATTCCTGCATATACGGCTGTTTCCGACCACAACAACGGCGTTGACTGAACGATTCCTGCAGAAACTCCGCGAGAAACACGATGTCGAAGACGCGGTGTTTCTGGTTGATCACGCCCAGCATCTCAAAACAGCACTGCAACGAGTTGGGCTTCGATTCCAGGCCGTTCGTCATGGGAATCGGAATGCTGTCGAACGTGTCTTTCGAGAGATAAAAAGACGGACTTCCTCATTTAGTAATAGTTTTAGCCACGTCGAGCCAACAACAGCGGAATCGTGGTTGCAAGCCTTCGCCGTCTGGTGGAACTCGCTAAACTAAACACGATGATAGGGTCCGCCCGAAGATAGAGGATACCCTCGAGGGCAGCAACCTCGTCCAGAAGTCGGGGCTGTGGCTCGAACTCGATCCGCTGTCCGTCGTGAGGGACGGCACGCGTGAGGCCGCGATGGACCTGTACGAGGAGAACCTTCACCTCGTCCTCGAAACCGTCGCCGACGTGATTCCCCGATTGGACGGGAAGGTCGTCGTCACCGCGGACCACGGCGAGGCGTTCGGCGAACAGGGCGTCTGGGAACACCACATCGAGACCCACATTCCTGCACTGGTCGAAGTGCCGTGGCTGGAGGTCGACGGGCCGAGTGAGGGGTGACGCTTCCAACGGTTTCGACTAACTGAGGGACCTCCGCTTTGCGCGTTGAGTATCTCCCACTATATCGGTCGAAACTGGCGGCTGAGACGGTGTTCAAAATGGAACGGAGAGGTTCAGTCGCAGCCTCTCCGCTGGAGGAGCAAACGGCGTGAACGCTGCCGTCATCATCCCAGTGGATTCTCATTCCTGTTCGAGTAACCCCGTAAATCCTACGTAGAACACTTCTTCCCCCGCTTCCTGTCCTAATGCTGTGCAAAGCTGATCTTTGAACTCAATGGTACCGAGTACGTCGGCTTGGACGTGAGCTTCCCCGAGAATTCGGCGTTTGAATTAGTGGTGGACCCCACCTATCCATTCAAAATCCGGTGGTACGATATCCAAGAATCCGATTAACGTAGCCCTCATCGGTCGATTTCTTCCAAAGCTTCCGTGGCGACATCGCCCAATTCCCCGGCCTCAATATGTGAGTAGCGCTCCCGAACCATCTCCTCTGAGTTATCGAGATACCGGGCCGCCACCGTGTACCCGAACGCCCGGACAAGCACCTCACCCATACCTCGGCGACCGCCGTGCGGAGCGAGGTAATCGTGTTTTGGGTGGTCTATGTCGATCTCTGCGGCCTCCGAGAGCCGTTGGAGAATCGACCGTGCGCCATCCGTCGTGATCGACGGCGGCCGAATGTTCTCATCGAGCGCCAGCAGGAGGTCTCGAGCGTACTCATCACGCCGCTCAGTAATTGCCTCTGGGGGTTCCCCTCGGTCGGCGAGCTCATCCTGGACGAGCCCTGCGAGCGTCCGTTGGTCGAACGTGGGGAACACCGGCCACCGCTCCGTCGGTGGGTTCATCAGCTGGCGGTAGCTCCGCAGCGGCGAGATCACCGGATCGGGGAGACTGGCGGCGTCCCACTGCTGTTTCTTCCGGTAGACGTCCATACTGCCGTCGTCGAGGGAGAGGTCCTCCCAGCGGACGCCGCGCCGGCGAGGGTCGTTTGGATCTCGGAGGAGTTCGCCAACGCGGACGGCGGTGTACGCAAGGACGAACACCAGAGCCCGGTCACGAGCCGCCTTCAGCGCCGCGTAGCGTGCTCGCTGCTTGTCGAGGGGATCAGTATCCTCCGGGAGTGTCGTGAATGCCTCGACGGCGTCGCGGGCCCGTTCGTCGACGTGGCGAGTGAGGGCGTGGCGCTGTTCGGACGTCCAAGCCTGCTGGTCGCCAGGCTTGCGGCCGTCGTCCTCCGGCAGCGGCGCCATCGCACTCGCCCGCTGGGCGTAGTGCGCTTCGAGATACCC comes from the Halobacterium noricense genome and includes:
- a CDS encoding HVO_A0114 family putative DNA-binding protein; amino-acid sequence: MTQTLHVTIGSPDRSGLEDRLKAIDSGEDVTPHNPTLAIEDLETFGRVFRSTNLELLEAIVEHNPSSIRELARFVDRNPPEVLENVNELADYGLLELEEDGQAKRPVVWYDEIDVDLPLTSTGGQRDPANA
- a CDS encoding IS1595 family transposase, which codes for MIPLDVFGSESLAADLLEQVRWRDGVSCPRCRSDRTVKNGSYGAFQRYLCKNCDRTFNDKTGTIFAHSKVALRKWLFSIYAFLRFNTSLRQLQREIDVTYKTMHRRVERFTRALDAPQLDLVGPVEIDEVYVSAGLKGRERDQPSRSRGLSTRGRGSYEGDKPPVFTIVDRGTGQRYVVPAKSADESTVRLLLADHEEESLTVYTDGFRAYDPLEDDDEFTRKYVVHGDGEYADGDIHVNTCESHASLARRWLSPHRGVSKDKLTQYLRAFQLRSELFRKSGREALKHAVKATL
- a CDS encoding FAD-binding oxidoreductase, producing the protein MDAFSAEVSNAFLDTNLPDKPMVFVEFHANYGVENEIEFCRTVFEAHDVQRFEVSDNDQEMRELWEARRELAEAFEPYDRDLSPLTPGDITVPISNYTDIVNYAKELGDEHSVPVACFGHAGDGNIHYFVMVNPDDPDSVAAGETVSKKLVERAIELGGTATGEHGIGIGKRDYLAREYNDATVESMRAIKRALDPNGILNPRKIFPSEE
- a CDS encoding phage integrase SAM-like domain-containing protein, which produces MPDRALSTPLDDSFERYLQDKGKGRGGDGGNYRRNAARELERFAEWAAGDRGADDWTGIVPDDVDREPTFDDLDERVFREYARHLGGDRGLKQNTVQTYYRYISAWCGWCVNEGYLEAHYAQRASAMAPLPEDDGRKPGDQQAWTSEQRHALTRHVDERARDAVEAFTTLPEDTDPLDKQRARYAALKAARDRALVFVLAYTAVRVGELLRDPNDPRRRGVRWEDLSLDDGSMDVYRKKQQWDAASLPDPVISPLRSYRQLMNPPTERWPVFPTFDQRTLAGLVQDELADRGEPPEAITERRDEYARDLLLALDENIRPPSITTDGARSILQRLSEAAEIDIDHPKHDYLAPHGGRRGMGEVLVRAFGYTVAARYLDNSEEMVRERYSHIEAGELGDVATEALEEIDR